TTCCTCCGCGTTTCTTGGGCGCGGGTTTTCGGCAAAAATTCCCATCTACAGCTGACTGCAGAGCAGCATTTCGGTTCTGGTACAAACAAAAATGAACATCAAGCATGGAGCGCATTCGAGCAAACGTGTTCAGGGAAGCCGTTCACTTCACTGCTCGCTTTCcgaaaagcacttttttttttttccaaacacaaAAAGGACGCGCTAACGAAAGCACACACACGGAAACTAGGCGCAAAGAGATAAACTTTCCAAAGTGCAAACACAACAAATATTCATTTTCAAGCGGTTTGCTCTACTAGGCCGATTACTCAATACCTGGTTCATCACATCATTGCAATCCATCACAGAGTGCCGGCGTGCTCCGCTGTTCTACTGAAGTAGGTCTTTCATGTCTCCTTTCTTGCCTGTGAGTGTGTCGTTCCAGCGGGCTCGTACCTTTCATGATTTGAGGCACTGAACTTCGTTTCCATTCGTATGCCGTATCTTTACTGCGCCCGCGCCTTCTAGCCTCGGCGATACTTATACATGTAGGACTTCTGTAGCATGTCCGACCTTGCATTTCAGCCCAGGACGCGCGTCTTTTCCGCTGACGGTGCAGTTTCAGGGTACCAATCCTCTGCTACCCTCACTCTTGTCATTGACAGTGCTCACAATATTCGGGCCCCCACTTTTGTTTCCTGCATAAATCAGAGCTTCCTTTGAGCTCCCTTATAACAGTGCCGCCCCAAACTCCTACACTTCAATTTCTCACGTAGGTCGCATTCTTCGTGTTCACAAGCTTTGCCAGCTCGCCCGAACTCTATTTTAGACCTTCATTCAGTTACTTTCGCAAGTTTGCCTGACGACCAGCGCGATTTCTTGCGTACCAAAATTTTTTCACTTGCGCTGTCACAACTAACTTTCCGCAACACGCTCTGCTTTTGTCTGCGCACTTCCTCTTCACTTTCTGTTTTTTCCTCGCAGTGCCGTCAATCTAGGAGCAGAGTGGAGGGAACGGAGTTGCAAACTCTCGCAACACAACCCAATGCCGACGCAAACAATTAGGGTGGCTCTGATAAGAGCCGTTGATGGGTGTTGCTGGCCCGAGGTACGCCTACTTAGAGCTGGTGTACTTGGTGACGGCCTTGGTGCCCTCGGACACCGCGTGCTTCGCCAACTCGCCGGGCAGCAGCAGGCGCACGGCAGTCTGGATCTCCCGGCTCGTGATGGTCGAGCGCTTGTTGTAGTGAGCAAGACGCGACGACTCCGCGGCGATACGCTCGAAGATATCGTTCACGAAGCTGTTCATGATGGACATGGCCTTGCTGGAGACTCCAGTGTCGGGGTGCACCTGCTTCAGCACCTTGTAGATGTAGATGGAGAAGCTCTCCTtcctgcggcgcttcttcttcttcttatccgTGGCGCGCACATTTTTCTGGGCCTTGCCGGCCTTCTTCACGGCTTTACCAGAGGGCTGCGGAGGCATCGCGACTACCGATATCCGCAACCGACAACTCACGGGAGCAGAATGCGACccgaaaaaaagggggggggagtgGTTCTAATgtaggaaatgaagaaaaaatgtgAACCCCGCAACTGTCTCTCGTAAggaggacacctcagcagtagttcACAGGGGGATGGGAAGGGGGATTTAAAGAGGATAgtggagagaaaaagatagagagtggataaataagaataataataaaaaaaaaaaagggggagggctCTAAGTAGGGGTACCACGGgagcaacacaaaaaaaaaataataataataatgataaataaagagttaaaaaaaaaaagggaatcaaACACGATCTCTGAGTCCACTGCTGTCAATGAAGTCCAGCAGGGCGGAGAGGGCCCGCTTGACTGAGTCGCCACGACACTCGGGGAAAAGGAGGTCCTTGTCAGAGGACCGTGGAAGCCCAAGCCTGGCGTAAACCTCGAGCATGGTCTTCCTGTTGGCATCAAATGCAGTGCATTGGAGCAGTAGATGCTGTAGCGTTTCCGTTTCACCGCAGTCTGTGCAGTATGGGCTGCCTTTGCCCGAGAGTCTATGCTTCCTTTCGGCGGCATAGTGGCACCCGATCCTCAGTCGGAGTAGGAGACGCAGATCACGTCGCGAGAGTCCCTTGAGTGGGAGACGCCGTGGGGCGTTGCCAGAGGCAACACGAGGATCCGGATGTTTGCCTCGAACGTATCTGGCGACTAAGAGGCGGCCAACGTCTGCAGAACTCACAAAGTCGGTGAACTCGTTGCAGAGGTCGTGAGCTTCCTTTGCGGCACGGTCAGCATCTTCGTTGCCGGGAATCCCGACGTGGGACGGGACCCAGTGAAGGG
The Rhipicephalus sanguineus isolate Rsan-2018 unplaced genomic scaffold, BIME_Rsan_1.4 Seq7381, whole genome shotgun sequence DNA segment above includes these coding regions:
- the LOC119378216 gene encoding histone H2B, translating into MPPQPSGKAVKKAGKAQKNVRATDKKKKKRRRKESFSIYIYKVLKQVHPDTGVSSKAMSIMNSFVNDIFERIAAESSRLAHYNKRSTITSREIQTAVRLLLPGELAKHAVSEGTKAVTKYTSSK